The nucleotide sequence ACAAAATCGACTTCGTCGATTTGTTAGTTAGTAGTTCGTTGTTAGTAGTTAGTAGCTTTTCAGTCAGTTCTCAGCTCCTCGCTTTTAGTTCTTAAGTTTTGACAAATACTCTTAGGTCTATAACATTTTTCCTTCCACTTCTACCTGTGTATTTAACTTAATTACAAACTATACAGTAAATATACTTTCTTAGACAATGAAGAAGCGGCTTTTCGCCGCTTCTTCATTGAAAGGGAACAAAAGACATATTACTCATTTTGAGCTTTAGCTTCTTCAATTATTTTTTGACTTAAATGCTGTGGTACTTCGTCATATCTACTAAATTCCATTGAGAAACTTCCTCTAGCATGAGTCATAGATTTTAAATCCACAGCATAATTAAATAGCTCTGACTGAGGTGCTTCACCTATAACTAATTGACTTCCATCTGGTTGTGGCTCCATTCCAAGTATTCTACCTCTTCTTTTGTTCATATCTCCCATTATGTCACCCATATATTCTTCAGGAACTGATATCTCTACTTTCATTATTGGTTCAAGTAAAACTGGATTAGCAGCTTTAATACCCTTCTTAAATGCCAATGATGCTGCTACTTTAAATGCCATTTCACTTGAGTCAACTGAATGATAAGAACCATCATGTAACACGGCCTTAACATTCACTACAGGATAACCTGCAAGAACACCTTTTTCCATACATTCTCTTAAGCCTTTTTCAACAGCTGGGATGTATTGCTTTGGTACTGCTCCACCAAATATCTCTTCTCCAAATTCAAAGTCTTCTTCAGTTGGTTCAAATCTAATATGAACATCACCATATTGTCCTGCTCCACCAGTTTGTTTCTTATGTTTTCCTTGTACATCTGCTCTACCCTTTATTGTTTCTCTATAAGCTACCTTAGGAACAGATAAATCTACTTCTACACCAAATATATTTTTTAACTTGCTTGTTATTACTGCTAATTGAATATTACCTTGCCCACCAATAAGCTGCTGTTTAGTTTCTCTATTTCTTTCAACAACAAATGTAGGATCTTCTTCTGTTAGTTTATGTAATGCTGAGCTTATCTTTTCTTCATCATCTTTTGACTTAGGATCTACAGCCATATATAGACATGGTCTAGGATATTTAATTCCTTCATATTGAATAGGATTCTGTTGGTCACACAAAGTATCTCCAGTTTGTGTATGCTGTAATTTTGATGTAGCACCAATGTCACCTGCTACTAATTTTGAAGCATCTACCTGTGTTTTACCTCTTAATGCAAATAATGAACCTATCTTCTCTACTTCATCTCTGTTTGGATTTAATACCTCCATATCTTTAGTTATAGAGCCAGAACAAACCTTGAACACTGATATCTTACCTACAAATGGGTCTACAATAGTTTTAAATACTAATGCGGAGAATGGTTCATTTTCATCAACTTTTCTTTCTATAATTTCATCACTATCAGGTATAACGCCTTCATATGCTCCTCCATCTTTAGGAGTAGGTAAATAATCATTAACCATTCCTAATAGTGAATGTACTCCTATATTTTTAATAGCTGAGCCTACTAATACAGGAACTACATCTCCAGCTAATACTCCTTTTCTTAAACCTTCATGTATTTCTTCAGTAGTAAATTCTTCTCCTTCAAAGTATTTTTCAAG is from Caldisalinibacter kiritimatiensis and encodes:
- the fusA gene encoding elongation factor G, coding for MKEYKTKNIRNVALVGHGGSGKTTLTEAMLFTSGAIKRMGKVEDGSTVSDFDKEEKKRQYSIGTSVIPVEWNDDKYNFLDTPGYFDFVGEVYSALRVASGAIILVDASSGVEVGTEKVWKYTSERKMPRFIFVNKMDKENVKYEKVLNELREKFGKKIAPFAVPMGEGDSFRGFVNVVDLIGREYNGKECIDVPIPKELQDAIDPVREMLIESVAESDEELLEKYFEGEEFTTEEIHEGLRKGVLAGDVVPVLVGSAIKNIGVHSLLGMVNDYLPTPKDGGAYEGVIPDSDEIIERKVDENEPFSALVFKTIVDPFVGKISVFKVCSGSITKDMEVLNPNRDEVEKIGSLFALRGKTQVDASKLVAGDIGATSKLQHTQTGDTLCDQQNPIQYEGIKYPRPCLYMAVDPKSKDDEEKISSALHKLTEEDPTFVVERNRETKQQLIGGQGNIQLAVITSKLKNIFGVEVDLSVPKVAYRETIKGRADVQGKHKKQTGGAGQYGDVHIRFEPTEEDFEFGEEIFGGAVPKQYIPAVEKGLRECMEKGVLAGYPVVNVKAVLHDGSYHSVDSSEMAFKVAASLAFKKGIKAANPVLLEPIMKVEISVPEEYMGDIMGDMNKRRGRILGMEPQPDGSQLVIGEAPQSELFNYAVDLKSMTHARGSFSMEFSRYDEVPQHLSQKIIEEAKAQNE